Below is a genomic region from Actinomycetota bacterium.
GGGCACGACTTCACCCTGCCCGAGCCGGTCGACGCCGTCTTCTCCAACGCCGCCCTGCACTGGATGCCCCGCCCGGCCGAGGTGGCGGCCCGCGTGCGGGCCGCCCTGCGGCCCGGCGGGCGCTTCGTGGCCGAGCTGGGCGGCGCCGGCAACATCGACGCCATCCTGGAGGCGCTGGCGGCGGCCATGGCCGAGGCCGGCCTGCCCGGGTCGGCCTGCCCCTGGTACTTCCCGACCCTGGCCCAGTACGCCACCCTGCTGGAAGCGGCCGGGTTCCGGGTGGCCCGGATGGAGCACTTCCCCCGGCCGACGCCGCTGGATGGCGGCTGCGACGGCCTGGCCGGCTGGCTGGCCATGTTCGGCGGGTCGCTGACCGCGGCCGTCCCGGCGGACCTGCGGGAGCGGGTCGTGGCCCGGACCGGCGAGCTGGCCGCGCCCCGGCTGTGGCGCGACGGCCGCTTCGTCGCCGACTACTGGCGGCTGCGGTTCCTGGCCGTGGCCGGAGGCGACGCCGCCAGGCCCGCTAAGCTTCACCGGCAGGCGGCCGGGAACAGGGACAGGTAGGGGACATGGTGCAGCCACAGAGCGCGGCCGACGCCCGCGCCGCGGCCCAGTCGCGGGTCCGCTGGGAGCTGCTGGCCGAGCTCGTCCGCAAGGACCTCAAGGTCAAGTACAAGAACTCGGCCCTCGGGTTCGTCTGGTCGCTGGCCAACCCGCTGCTCTACCTGGCCGTGTTCTCCCTGGTCTTCGGCTTCTTCCTGAAGAACAACGTGCCCTGGTTCGCGGTCATGTTCATGTCCGGGTTCCTGATCTGGAGCTTCTTCAACTCGGCCACCCTTGACGCCACCGGCGCCGTCGTCGGCAACGCCAACCTGGTCCGCAAGGTCCGCTTCCCCCGGGTGGTGCTGCCTCTGGCCTCGGTCGGCTTCGCCGGCGTCCACCTGGCGCTCCAGCTGCTGGTGTTCTTCCTGTTCCTGGTCCCGGCCTACCCGGACGCGTTCGGGCCCCAGCTGTGGCTGCTGCTCCCGGCCCTGGCCGTGACCGTGGTCTTCACCGTGGCCATGTCGCTGCTGGCCTCGGCCCTCAACGTGCGCTACCGCGACGTCCAGCACCTGCTGGAGATCGCCCTGCTGGCCTGGTTCTGGCTGACCCCGATCGTCTACCCGGTGACCTTCGTCCGCGACCAGCTGGCCGAGGCCGGGCTGCTGTGGATGTTCAAGTTCTTCATGGCCAATCCCATGACCGCGGTGGTGGTGGCCGCCCAGCGGGCCGTCTACGTCCACCCGGTGGTAACCGACGCCGAGGGCAAGCTGGTGCAGGTCCTGCCGGCCGGCGGCTACGGCTTCTACCTGCAGTGGCTGGGGGTGGCCGCGGCCGTCTCGGCGGTGCTGCTGGTGGTGGGGCGGTGGACCTTCCGCCGGCTCCAGGCCGACTTCGCCGAGGAGCTGTAGTGGCCGCCCCGACGATCAGCGCCGCCGGGGTGGGCAAGCGCTTCCTGCTCCATCACAAGCGGGCCACCAGCCTCAAGGAGCGGCTGCTGCTGCACCGCCAGACCAGCTCCGAGGAGTTCTGGGCCCTGCGAGACGTCGATCTGGAGATCGGCGCCGGCCAGACCGTCGGGCTGATCGGCCCCAACGGCTCGGGCAAGTCGACGCTGCTCAAGGTGCTGTCGGGGATCCTCGCCCCGACCACCGGCACGGTCGCGGTCCGGGGCCGGATCGCCTCCCTGCTGGAGCTCGGGGCCGGCTTCAACGGCGAGCTCACCGGCCGCGAGAACGTCTACCTGAACGCGGCCATCCTCGGCCTGACCCGCCGGGAGACCGAGCGCTACTTCGACGAGATCGTCGCCTTCGCCGAGCTCGAGCCGTTCATCGACAACCAGGTCAAGCACTACAGCTCCGGCCAGTACGTGCGCCTCGGGTTCGCCGTGGCCGTCCACGTCAGCCCCGACATCCTGCTGGTCGACGAGGTCCTGGCCGTTGGGGACGAGTCGTTCCAGCGCAAGTGTCTGGACAAGATCGGCGAGTTCCAGCAGCGCGGCTGCACGATCCTGTTCGTCACCCACGCCCTCGACCTGATCCCGCGGATCTGCAGCCGCGGGGTGGTGCTGGACCACGGGCGGGTGCTGCACGACGGCGACCCGGTGGAGGCGGCCGTGCGGCTGCGCAGCCTGCTCGGCACCGGCGCCGACCAGTCCGGCGGGGCGGCGCTCGGCCCGGACCGCCCCCACCTGACCGCCAGGCGGCTGTTCGACCCGGCCACCGGGCTCCACAAGGGCCACTTCCGGGGCGGTGAGGCAATGGCGGTCGACTTCGACCTGGCCGGTCCGGCCGGCGGGTCGGCGGCGGTCCGGCTGGCGGTGACCGGGCCGGCGGACGTGCCGCTGTGGGTGATGGAGTCCGACCCGGTCGTCCTCGGCCCGGACGGCACCGCCACCGTCCGCTTCACGGTCAAGGAGCTGCCGCAGATGAAGGGAATCTACGCCTTCGCGGTCGCCGTCCGTGACCCGGCCAGCGGAGTGACCTACGATGCTCGCCGCATCGGCGAGGCCTTTCTGGCCATTGGAGATACCGCCACGGGCATCATCGAGGTGGCCTGGAGCGCCGACCAGGTCGAGAGCCCAGGGGAGGAGGAACGTGACCGGGCCGCTGGCGACCGTGGTCGTTCTCAACTATAACGGCGCCCACCTGTTCCCCGACTGCCTGCGGGGGCTGGCCGCCCAGGACCTGCCCGAGGGGCAGGCCCAGACCTGGGTGGTCGACAACGCCTCGAGCGACGGGTCGCTGGAGCTGCTCGCCGACGAGTTCCCCTGGGTTCGGGTCATCGCCAACGGACGCAACGATGGGTTCGCCGGGGGCAACAACGTCGCCCTGCGCGAGGTCTCGACCCCGTTCGTGGCCCTGGTCAACAACGACGCCCGGCCCGAGCCGGACTGGCTGCGGCGGCTGCTGGAGCCGTTCTCCGAGCCGGGGGCGGAGCGGCTCGGGGCGGTCTCGGGCAAGATCGTGTTCCTGCCCCGGTTCCTGGCCGTCGAGCTGGCCACCCCCGGGTTCCTGCCCGGCACCCTCGACACCAGGGAGCTGGGGGTGCGGGTGTACCGGGTCGAGGTCGACGGCGCCGACGTCACCGAGCGGGTGCTGTGGGACCGGGCCGCCTACGGGCCGGAGGGGGAGGGGCCGGGGCGCTTCCGCTGGACCCGCCCGTCGGGGCTGCTGCTCATCCCCGTCGACCGCCCGGAAGGTGACGGGCCGCTGCGGCTGCGGTTCCGGGTCGCGGCCGAGACGACCAAGGCGGTGGAGCTGACCTGGGCCGGTGGGTCGGGGGGCGGCAAGGCCGAGCCCGAGCCGGTCGACCTGGAGGTCGAGGTCCCGGCCGGGGTGCCGCTGGTCGACGTGCTCAACAACGCCGGCAGCATGGTGTTCCGCGACGGCTACGGGGCCGACCGGGCCTACCAGGAGCTGGATCGGGGCCAGTACCAGCGGCCCGAGGAGGTGTTCGCCTTCTGCGGCGGCTCGGTCTGCTTCCGCACCGAGGCGCTGCGCCAGGCCGGGGTGTTCGACGACGACTTCTTCCTCTACTACGAGGACACCGACCTGTCGTGGCGGCTGCGGTCCCTGGGCTGGCGGATCCGCTACCAGCCGGCGGCGGTGGCCCGCCACATCCACTCGGCCTCCTCGGTCGAGTGGTCGCCGCTGTTCGTGTTCCACACCGACCGCAACCGGCTGCTCATGCTGACCAAGAACGCCCGCGCCGGCCTGGCCGCCCGCGAGGTCCTGCGCTACCCCCTGACCACCGCCTCCCTGGCCCTGCGCGAGGTCGCCCGGTCGCGCCACACCCGGCGCCGGCCCCCGGTCCGCCCGACCCTGCTGCGCCTGCGGGTCCTCGGCTCCTACCTGCGCCTGCTCCCGGTCATGCTGGTCCGCCGCCGCCGCATCGCCGCCCGGGC
It encodes:
- a CDS encoding ABC transporter ATP-binding protein, producing MAAPTISAAGVGKRFLLHHKRATSLKERLLLHRQTSSEEFWALRDVDLEIGAGQTVGLIGPNGSGKSTLLKVLSGILAPTTGTVAVRGRIASLLELGAGFNGELTGRENVYLNAAILGLTRRETERYFDEIVAFAELEPFIDNQVKHYSSGQYVRLGFAVAVHVSPDILLVDEVLAVGDESFQRKCLDKIGEFQQRGCTILFVTHALDLIPRICSRGVVLDHGRVLHDGDPVEAAVRLRSLLGTGADQSGGAALGPDRPHLTARRLFDPATGLHKGHFRGGEAMAVDFDLAGPAGGSAAVRLAVTGPADVPLWVMESDPVVLGPDGTATVRFTVKELPQMKGIYAFAVAVRDPASGVTYDARRIGEAFLAIGDTATGIIEVAWSADQVESPGEEERDRAAGDRGRSQL
- a CDS encoding methyltransferase domain-containing protein; amino-acid sequence: GHDFTLPEPVDAVFSNAALHWMPRPAEVAARVRAALRPGGRFVAELGGAGNIDAILEALAAAMAEAGLPGSACPWYFPTLAQYATLLEAAGFRVARMEHFPRPTPLDGGCDGLAGWLAMFGGSLTAAVPADLRERVVARTGELAAPRLWRDGRFVADYWRLRFLAVAGGDAARPAKLHRQAAGNRDR
- a CDS encoding glycosyltransferase; protein product: MTGPLATVVVLNYNGAHLFPDCLRGLAAQDLPEGQAQTWVVDNASSDGSLELLADEFPWVRVIANGRNDGFAGGNNVALREVSTPFVALVNNDARPEPDWLRRLLEPFSEPGAERLGAVSGKIVFLPRFLAVELATPGFLPGTLDTRELGVRVYRVEVDGADVTERVLWDRAAYGPEGEGPGRFRWTRPSGLLLIPVDRPEGDGPLRLRFRVAAETTKAVELTWAGGSGGGKAEPEPVDLEVEVPAGVPLVDVLNNAGSMVFRDGYGADRAYQELDRGQYQRPEEVFAFCGGSVCFRTEALRQAGVFDDDFFLYYEDTDLSWRLRSLGWRIRYQPAAVARHIHSASSVEWSPLFVFHTDRNRLLMLTKNARAGLAAREVLRYPLTTASLALREVARSRHTRRRPPVRPTLLRLRVLGSYLRLLPVMLVRRRRIAARAAVDRRRLERWLVLR
- a CDS encoding ABC transporter permease — encoded protein: MVQPQSAADARAAAQSRVRWELLAELVRKDLKVKYKNSALGFVWSLANPLLYLAVFSLVFGFFLKNNVPWFAVMFMSGFLIWSFFNSATLDATGAVVGNANLVRKVRFPRVVLPLASVGFAGVHLALQLLVFFLFLVPAYPDAFGPQLWLLLPALAVTVVFTVAMSLLASALNVRYRDVQHLLEIALLAWFWLTPIVYPVTFVRDQLAEAGLLWMFKFFMANPMTAVVVAAQRAVYVHPVVTDAEGKLVQVLPAGGYGFYLQWLGVAAAVSAVLLVVGRWTFRRLQADFAEEL